Genomic window (Streptomyces sp. SLBN-31):
GGCCCCATCCACGTACGCGGGGCTTGCGCATGTCATGGTCGCCGCGAGCGCTCCGGCCGCCGCCATGGTGGCAGCGAGGCTGCTGTCTTCCTCTTGGTCACCGCGGGTGCGCGGCCGCCGACGCCCAGCTCACTTCCTGGATCAGAGGGCACTGGGGTATCGAGAACCTCCTCCACCACGTCCGTCCATCAACACTCTGACCAGCTGATCAGCGCCTGCCGCACAGCGAGGGAACCTCAACCGGACAAGATCACTTCAGGCAAAGACCCTGGCTGCGAGGACAGGTACGAGGGGCAGGTGGTTGTTCGGCGTCATGTGATCGGAGCCCTTTCATTGTCAGAGGCTCCGGGTGCTCAGACGCGTGCCGTTCTCGGCGGTGATAATAAGGTTCCACGCGGTGGCGTTGTCACCGTCGTCGCCGTCCCACCAGGTCACGAACACGTCGGCCAACCGCTTTACGGCGGACTTGGCACTCTTGTCGGTGTAGGTGGTGGCGAGTTCGACGTCGTAGTCCCGGGCTCCGAGGTGGACGAGGATCACCTGGTCGACATGCAGCGCGAGCTGCTTCGCGCCGTTCGCACCGGCCCAGGACCGGAACCGGGCCAGAAGGTCCGGATCAGGTGCGCGGCGCGTCACCGGCCTCGCAGGCGGATGACGTTCCGTTCCTGTTCCGACGGCCTGCTTGCAGCCCAGGACCCAAGCCCCGCGGTCCTTTTCCACCACGTTCTGCGGCTGGGCTGTGAGGGACCGGCGGACGCATCCTCCCCACACCACTTCACGGACCCCCGCGCCCTTGCCGCCGTCCTTGAAGAGCCTTTTACCTTCGCGCCATCCGGCGTCGTACGCCATTGCGTAGCCGTGTCCGGCGGTAGGACGGGACGCCGGTGACTCCGGCGCGGTGCCGCCCCCGCCACCGCAGGACACGGTGATCAGGCTGAGCAAGACCGCCGCGCAAGTAACGAGCCGTGCTTGTGCGGGTGCGTACATGCCTCGATTTCCCTTCCTGATGCCTAGGCCCTCCACCCCAAGTAGAGCCCTTTCAAGGGTCCTTGGTTGCTTCATGGAATCGCCTTTACGTTTGTAAGACGGTGTGCCTAGGATCCGGAATCGCAACGGATCGGGCCGCTGACCACGGCCCGTGAGTACTCCAACAAGGGGGAATCTTGAGGCTGAGATACAGCCTGGCCGCTGTCACCGCGTTAGCGGCTACCTTCATCTCGACATCCGCGTGGGCCGATCCCGCACCCACTCCTGTGACACCGCCCGCGAGCAGTTCACCGCTGAGCCCGACGCCCTCCCCCTCCCTTTCAGAGGAGGCCGCACCCACTACTCCGGGCACGCCGTCCACGTCACCGTCCACGAGCACGGCTACGACCACGCCGCCGGCCGCTCCGTCCGACCCGGCAAGCGCATCACCCAGCGCGAGGAGCACTCCCGAAGACACGACACCGGCGACGGAACTGGAGAAGTTCTGGACCCCGGAGCGCATGGCCCAAGCCGTCCCGGTTGACGAGGACCAGCCCCTGCCGGGGCAGACGTCAGGTCCGAGCCGCGGCAAGGGCGTCGCTCGGACCTCGCCCTCACACACGTTCGAGGGCATCAAGGAGGTGGGCACGTTCTTCTGGCAGGACAGCGATTTGAAGTACCGGTTCTGCGCCGGAACCGTCGTCCCTTCCCCGGGCAAGGATATGGTGCTGACCGCTGCCCACTGCTTCGACAGCACCGACCAGCAGAAGAAGCTCGTGTTCGTGCCCAAGCACCACCGGGCCGACCCCAAGCCGTACGGGCTCTTCCCGATCAAGGTCGGGCAGATCTATGCCGACCCGCGCTATCTGCGCAAGGGCGGTGACCATGACTACACGGACCTGGACTTCGCGCTGCTGAAGACGGAGCCCCGCGCGGACGGGAAGAAGGTCCAGGACGTGGTGGGAGCGATCCCGATCGGCTACGGCACGGGCTTCGACCATCCCGAGACCAGAGTCATTGGCTACCCTTGGCTGCCTGACGACGACGGCAAGTACAAGCCTCATCAGGACCCGCTCGACTGCACGTCGCCGATGAAGAAGTTCAGCACGGACAGCTCCGGAGACTGGAAGGGCGGCACCTTCTCCCAGATCGACTGCGACGGCTATGTGAGAGGAACCTCTGGCGGTCCCTTCATCATCGGCGGTGACCACCCACAGGTCATCGGTGTGACGGGTGGCTGGCAGACCGGCGGCCACAGCGACGACACGTCGTACTCCTCGTACTTCGACAGTGACCTCAAGCGGATCTACGACGCTGCGGTGGCGGGGAAGATGCCGGCCCCGGTCGTACTTCCGGCTGCTTCGACGTGGAAACACGCCAACGACATCGCCTCTGGCTACTTCGCTCTGAACGGGCCGGTCTCAGAGGACCGCATGGACATGTTCGTCCTGTGGTCGGACGGCGAGCTGACCATCTACCGCGGCGCGGACAAGGGCCTGAATTACTTCGACAAGGAGATCAGGGTCCAGAAGCCGAACAAGCTCTGGGCGGAGCACGCCAAGCAGGTTGTGGCTGGCGACTTCACTGGCGACAACGGATCTGACCTGATCGTGGTGTGGTCGGACGGTGAGGTCACGCTGTACCCCTCGGTGGATGAGAAGGGCTTCCACGGTGAGAAGCAGATCGTCGCACCGAACCCGACGTGGAAGCACGCCACGGCGGTAACCGCTGGCCGCTATGGTGGAAACAAGTGGCAGGACGACCTCGTCGTGCGTTGGTCCGACGGTGAGCTGACGGTCTACCAGAACACGGGGACCAGTCTTGGCAAGGAGATCAAGGTCGTCAACCCGAACAGGCTGTGGACCCACGCGGTCGAGATCGGTTCCGGTGACTACACGCAGAACGACACCTGGGACCTGGTGGTGCGTTGGTCGGATGGTGAGCTCACGCTGTACGACGACTTCACCGGCACGGGTGACACCTGGGGCGAGCACCAGTGGAAGGCCCCCAACGACCTCTGGGAGCACGCCATGCTCGTCACCGGTGGTGATTTCAGCGACAACCCCTGGCCGGACGACACGCTCGTCCGTTGGTCGGACGGTGAACTAAGCCTCTACACCGAAGGCAACGGCTCCGGCATCGGCAAGGAAAACGCCCTCGTCAAACCCTAGAGTGCGACGCTAAGCCGCAGTATCTCGCGGCACACCCCGTGCGGGTGTGCCGCGGGGTATCCGTCCCGGCACGGTATTTCCTTCGGTGCGTGCTGCCGGAGCGCGAGCACATCGTGCCTCGGCCGGAGCCCGTGGGGCTGGTGAACTGAGCCAGGGGGCACGGTGCGGTGGACAGTGATCGTCCGGCCCGGCGGAATCCCATCGGGCTGCGGGCCCGTCAGCTTCGTCGGACGGACAGGGATCCCACCGCGACAGGTCGAGGACGACGCTGCGTTCCTCAGGTGTCACCCTTTTCTTCGAATTTGCACGATGAGGTGCCCGCCCCCGGAGTTGCTGTCTGAGCGGAGCCGTCTATAGCGGAGCCGTCTTCACGTTGCCGCGCCGCCCATTGCACCAGGAGGTGCCATGCATTCCGCTCGGTTGTCCCGGGCTGCTCTGTTCACCGTGCTGCTCCTCACCACGGGGACCGCCTGCACAGGTTCCGTCGGGCGCACTGCCGGGGCCGCCGGACCCGGTGCGTCTTCGGCAGGCGATGCCCTGTTTCCGACGCTGGGCAACCGTGGCTACGACGTCGCGCATTACGCCTTGACGCTGGACTACGTCCCGGAAACCAACGCGCTGGTCGGCACCGCGGTGATCACAGCCCGAGCCAAACAGGCCCTGAGTCGCTTTTCCCTTGACCTCATGGGTCTGGAGGTGCGCGATGCGCGCGTCGACGGCTCCGAGGCCGAGGTAAGGAGAGTGAGGAACAAGCTCATTCTCACGCCCGCTGATCCGCTGCGTAGCGGCAAGGTCTTCACGACCACCGTCCGCTACTCAGGCATCCCGAAGATGATCACTGATGCGGACGGAGGCGTGGAGGGGTGGATCGAAACCGACGACGGCGCAGCTGCGCTCGGAGAACCGACAGGCTCGATGGCCTGGTTTCCGGGCAACCACCATCCGTCCGACAAGGCGCTGTACGACATCACCATCACCGTTCCCAAAGACTACACGGCGGTCAGCAACGGCGAACTGGCGGGACTTCAGCACAAGGGACGACGAACAACGTCGCATTGGCACACGGGCGAGCCTATGGCCAGCTATCTCGCAAGTGTCGTCGTGGGCAGCTTCGACATATCCACCACGACTACAACGCATGGTCTGCCGGTTTACATCGCCATCGACCCCGACGAGGTCGAGGGTTCCCCCGACATGGCCGAGTTGGTCCCCAAAATCATCGACTGGGCCAGCGGCCGGTTCGGGCGCTACCCCTTTTCCGGCACAGGGGCGATCGTCGACCATCTGCCTGATATCGAGTACGCGTTGGAGACCCAGAGCAAGCCCTACTTCGAGGAGGCACCCGACGAAACGCTAGTCGTGCACGAACTCGCCCACCAATGGTTCGGGAATTCCGTCACCCCGACCTCATGGCGGGACATGTGGCTGAACGAAGGGTTCGCCACCTACGCTGAGTGGCTGTGGAAGGAAGACCAAGGCGCCACTACCGCAGATGAGATCTTCGACGCTTTCTACCATGGCACCCATCCCGAGAGTAAGGGAATCTGGGACTTTCCGCCGGCGCAACCTCCGAGTGCGGATCGAGTGTCCGACCCTCCCGTCTACGGACGCGGAGCGATGACTCTCCACCGCCTCCGCCTAACCGTGGGCGACAAATGTTTCTTCACCATCTTGAGGGCCTGGTCTACTCGGCACCAATACGGTAACGCCAACACCCGTCAGTTCATCGAGCTGTGCGAGAAGGAGTCCGGCATGGATCTGGCTGAACTATTCGAAGCCTGGCTTTACAGCAGGAACAAGCCCACTGCCGCGTAGCCGTTTCACTGAAGCCGCGTGGAGGTGGAATTCCAACGGTAACACCTCTGCGAACGGGAACATGGTGCGAGCCCTCGGGTCCGCCAATTCGGCATGCCCAATTCCACGACGCGCACCCTAGAAAATCTCCAAGAAATCCTTTTGTCTGCCGGGCTGAAGGGTGATTGGGTCTACTTGGCAATCCAGCCATCACTCGACGGATTACATGGGTAGGTACATCTCATATAATCCGCAATGAAAGCGAGGATATATATGCGTTCCCTCAGGATGTCCGCTGTTGCCGGCGTCACCGGAGTGGCACTGGCCTCGGGGATGCTCGCAGCAACATCGGCGGAGGCGATGTCCGCAACGACAACCACCGCGGCGGCAGCCAGGGATTGTACATCGTGGACGAGCGGCCAGACCGGAAACGTCAAATGCACTCACGGCTCTGGCGCCCGCATACACCGCGCAGTCGTCACTTGCATGAGCCGAAACGGTGGCGGCGCCAAGTGGGAGATCACCGGTCCCTGGGTAATCCTCGGGCAGACTTCATCTGCGACCTGCTCCGCAGTGGGCATGGTGTACTCCATCAGTTATGAACGCTCATCCCACGGCTGAGTCGTCCAGGCAGGGGGACGAACGTGGGCCAAGTGAGGAATGCAGGCACGATCTTGATCGTTTGACTTTCGACCTCGAATGCTGCCTCGGATCGATCACTCGGTTCGGTACACGCCATACACCAAAGTGCCCTTCGGCTGAAAATGTGCTCGGGCCGAAGGTGCACGAGCGTTCAGCGTAAAGGACGTCTTCAAGCGTTGACCGCAGCTGTACTGCGCGACGGTACGGCCTTCGCCTGAAATTGAACCAGGTGAAGGCCCTACCGTGCACGAGCTCGTTACTGACTTCGGCTCGTCAGTACTCCAGCCGTAGATCTTGGTCTTCATGGGGTCTGGACTGCTTGTCGTAGGTAGTGACAGTTGCGGGCGCGGGCCCGGTGGCGTCGGCGCCAGTCAGACCAGTGAAGCCGGTGAGCTGGGCCGTGGGCGGGCTGGACGGTCAGCGTCGCGAACAAATGCTGGATCTCGTTGCAAATCAACGGGATCAGCCCATCCGGGGACGGACGGCGGGCCTGTTCGTGGGCGGCCGTGACGGCCAGGAATGCGTGCGCGAGCATGGCGAGGGTGACCCGCCGGCGCCAGGACATCCACCGCCTCACCTGGTGTTCGTCCAGGCCAGCCAGGCCCTTTCCAGACTGGAAGGTTTCCTCGACCGTCCATCGGCGTCCGGCCACGCGCACGAGGGTGGCCAGAGGGACGGCAGCGGGTGAGTAGCAGCGGTAGAAGGCGAGTTCGCCGGTGCGGCGGTTGCGCCGGATCAGCAGTTGGTGGTGGCCGGGCCGGTTGTCGGTGATGTCGGCCAGGGCCCAGTCATAGAGGCGCAGTCGCTTGGCTCCGGTGCCTGCGGAGCGTTGCTGCCAGGCCCGGTTGGGCAGCTTCTTGACCAGGGCGTCGGCCCGGAGTATCCCTGCGCGGGTGGGGATCTGATGGTCGCAGGCGACGGCGAGGACGTAGCCGGTCTGCCGGGCTTCCAGCGCGGCGCGCAGGTGCGGGTTGGCCTCGTAGACCTCGTCACCGGTGACCCAGGCGACAGGGATGCCAGCGTCCAGGGTGCGGGTGATCAGCGTAGTGGCCAGAGCCGGCTTGGTGGCGAAGCCGATCTCGTCGGGGATACCGGCTGCCTGGCAGCGGTCCGGTTCATCGGTCCACGAGCGCGGGACGTACAACTCCCGGTCGATCGCGGCGTGTCCGGCTGGAGTTGAGTAGACGAGGTAGACGGCGACTTGGGAGTTTTCGATGCGGCCCGCGGTACCGGTGTACTGGCGCTGCACGCCCACGGTGTGGGTGCCCTTCTTCAGGTCGCCGGTCTCGTCGACGACCAGTACCGCATCCTGATCACCGAGATGCT
Coding sequences:
- a CDS encoding serine protease — translated: MGTFFWQDSDLKYRFCAGTVVPSPGKDMVLTAAHCFDSTDQQKKLVFVPKHHRADPKPYGLFPIKVGQIYADPRYLRKGGDHDYTDLDFALLKTEPRADGKKVQDVVGAIPIGYGTGFDHPETRVIGYPWLPDDDGKYKPHQDPLDCTSPMKKFSTDSSGDWKGGTFSQIDCDGYVRGTSGGPFIIGGDHPQVIGVTGGWQTGGHSDDTSYSSYFDSDLKRIYDAAVAGKMPAPVVLPAASTWKHANDIASGYFALNGPVSEDRMDMFVLWSDGELTIYRGADKGLNYFDKEIRVQKPNKLWAEHAKQVVAGDFTGDNGSDLIVVWSDGEVTLYPSVDEKGFHGEKQIVAPNPTWKHATAVTAGRYGGNKWQDDLVVRWSDGELTVYQNTGTSLGKEIKVVNPNRLWTHAVEIGSGDYTQNDTWDLVVRWSDGELTLYDDFTGTGDTWGEHQWKAPNDLWEHAMLVTGGDFSDNPWPDDTLVRWSDGELSLYTEGNGSGIGKENALVKP
- a CDS encoding M1 family metallopeptidase, yielding MHSARLSRAALFTVLLLTTGTACTGSVGRTAGAAGPGASSAGDALFPTLGNRGYDVAHYALTLDYVPETNALVGTAVITARAKQALSRFSLDLMGLEVRDARVDGSEAEVRRVRNKLILTPADPLRSGKVFTTTVRYSGIPKMITDADGGVEGWIETDDGAAALGEPTGSMAWFPGNHHPSDKALYDITITVPKDYTAVSNGELAGLQHKGRRTTSHWHTGEPMASYLASVVVGSFDISTTTTTHGLPVYIAIDPDEVEGSPDMAELVPKIIDWASGRFGRYPFSGTGAIVDHLPDIEYALETQSKPYFEEAPDETLVVHELAHQWFGNSVTPTSWRDMWLNEGFATYAEWLWKEDQGATTADEIFDAFYHGTHPESKGIWDFPPAQPPSADRVSDPPVYGRGAMTLHRLRLTVGDKCFFTILRAWSTRHQYGNANTRQFIELCEKESGMDLAELFEAWLYSRNKPTAA
- a CDS encoding IS701 family transposase, with product MGRIAGRSVRVEARRRARSLVLGLLSDLPQKNCWTIAEHAGHASPDGLQHLLARAKWDADAVRDDLRGYVVEHLGDQDAVLVVDETGDLKKGTHTVGVQRQYTGTAGRIENSQVAVYLVYSTPAGHAAIDRELYVPRSWTDEPDRCQAAGIPDEIGFATKPALATTLITRTLDAGIPVAWVTGDEVYEANPHLRAALEARQTGYVLAVACDHQIPTRAGILRADALVKKLPNRAWQQRSAGTGAKRLRLYDWALADITDNRPGHHQLLIRRNRRTGELAFYRCYSPAAVPLATLVRVAGRRWTVEETFQSGKGLAGLDEHQVRRWMSWRRRVTLAMLAHAFLAVTAAHEQARRPSPDGLIPLICNEIQHLFATLTVQPAHGPAHRLHWSDWRRRHRARARNCHYLRQAVQTP